The Astatotilapia calliptera chromosome 22, fAstCal1.2, whole genome shotgun sequence region tttcctAAAAGCTGCACATATGTGACATTTAATATTATTAAAGTAAATCTCTGTAAATACAGACACAACCCTGATGTGGTGTTCCTGCAGGAGCTCGTTCCCCCTTATGTCCAGTTCTTGAAGGAACAGCTCGTCAACTACCTGATGATTGAAGGTACAGTATGTCAGATAGATACAGGTAGGAAAGGCACAGGTATGAATGATCAAATGGTGATTAATGGCTGAATGCAGCTGAGCTGCTTTGCTTTGACTTCATGTAACACATGAAGAGAGCTGTTAAGGACTTTAGTCAATATTAGTAACATCTGCATTCTTCCTTCACtgtttttgaacaaactctAAGGGCTTAAGTGCACATGAGGTAATCAAGGAGATAGGACACACCAGGGAACAAGGGTGAACAAAATCTGACTAACGAGACAGACTGAACAACACACACAAGACAAAAAATCCAGGaagtaacacaaacactgagacaCAGACTAAGGCGCATGAACTAAAAACTGAGACTGGGAATAAAAAGacatggaaacacaaaacagactGGAGAGGCAaaaggacaaaacacacagagaaaaacatgcGAACAGGACTACAGACATATTAACTAGACAAGACAGGGAACATatgcagacacagagacacaacagGGAAGGCAGGGATCACTAAGGGAACTAAGATCAACCAGGGAACAGAACTAGAAACATGGATAACAAAACTCAGAAGAGCTAGGAACTAATACTCAAGGAATAAACAAATCATTGACTAAAGATTTGATTTGAAGGGGAACCAAAGCTTAAAAgtctccatctttctcttccttttgTGTTGATCAGGTGGTCGGAATGGTTGCTTCACAGGGATGTTGCTGAAAAAGTCACGAGTCAAACTTGTGGAGAGCGAGATGGTAGCTTTTCCCACCACTAAGATGAGGAGGAACCTGCTGGTCGCTCAGGTGTGTGCAAAATCAtctctgatattttttttcatctccATAAGTGATGCTCAGGAACATTTTCGTTTCCAAAGCTCAGGTGATCGTCAACGGTCAGAAGCTGTGCCTGATGACATCCCACTTTGAGAGCTGTAAGGAAAATACTGCAGAGCGTCTGAAACAGCTGCATGTGGTGAAGCGGAGGTTGAAACATGCACCTGATGATGTCACCATTGTGTTTGGGGGAGACACAAACCTGAGGGATGCGGAGGTCAGACGCTGCTCCTTCCACTCACATACAGCCAGTAAACTTGTAACAAGAAATCACAGTAACTCTTTTCTCTGGACCCGTCTCAGGTGACCAAGGTGGGCCTGCCTGCAACTGTCTGTGATGTGTGGGAGCGACTGGGCAAACAGGAGCACTGCCGCTACACGTGGGACACCTctgccaacaacaacaaaacgtttCCCTTTGTCGCTCGCTGCCGCTTTGACAGAATCTACCTCCGCCCGGCCATCAAACGTGGAATCCCACGTCTGGCCCCTGATCACATGGCCTTGGTGGGGCTGGAGAAGCTGGACTGTGGACGCTACACTAGTGATCACTGGGGAATCTACTGCACCTTCTCAGCTGAATAGAACtacacaaaacaaccaaaaccatGACAGTTaagcattttattttagatCAGCCTCTCTTTAAATGACTGTAACACTATGCAGGAAGATGTTCTTATTGCCTGTAAATGATTCACCTTAATTTAATCAGTTTTATCCTCTAATGTGTGTCTGCTTAAGTGTTTTATGTggttaaaatgacaaattaaaatatgaaaagtaCTAATGAATTATAATGTCTTTGTTTTGATGTACACTTACATTGATGGATGAAAAGTCCAAATAGAAGTCTGACAGCTCTTCAGCTTTTAACCTTGTTACATGATCTTCCTCAGTGGATGGAGTTGGGACTGAAAAAcaccacacacagcatgagaaaCCCTACTGTGATGTTACTCTGTGTGTAATACACGCATCAGGCCACCAGAGAGCAGTACACAGTTGAATAGCAACTGTGTCAACAGTGACTTACAGGACTGAAAGCATTGTTATGGGAAGCCGTAATGGTGAGTCCAGTTTTAACCACTACACACATATGATGGGGGTAGGGGGACTCTCTCTCTTGTTCACCACACTCCAGGATACGACGACAAGGAGAAACCTCAACCTGCATGCAAGGAGGGCAAGGGTCACTGGGAGAAGCCACAAGGAAACTCTTGAGAAGTCAACTAAGTAAAGAGCCAGGGTTTCACTAACCAAGTAGTTCAACATTCCAGCAATGAGAGAATGTCCATCCATGCCTTAAGTAGGAGCCGTGATTGCTCATCTTCCACAAGTGGGAAACCAGTTTTTCAACCTTGCTCTGGTTCACTCCCACATTCCTGCACACTGCCTTCCACTAAGTCTGCACAAACAACTCTCAATTAATGTGAATATCTAACTTTTCTACTTGTTTTATACTTGAGCAATGCAATTAACCATTAAAGGGATCTAAAACTGGTTACAGTCCCCATACCCCATACCATATATATCACATATTAGctgtaaataaaaagtaatttaCAGCAGATTAAAAGTGAACAGTCACCTTTTGGTCTACACCTCTGTTTCAGGTTAACTCATTATATTTGTTAAAATATTCCACTCTGCGAGTTCCAGATGTTGCATCTGCAGATTCGTCATTTTCACTGAATGGTCGTCTCTGTTGGCCAGTGTGCTGTTTAGTCAGGCTGTTTGCTCCTGactaaactgtgactatcaccagttTAAATGGGCGTGTTTCCTAAATCAGCTGACGGAGCGAACGTATGGAAGTAAATCTTTCATCTGTAAATCTTACAGTAAAATCTGTTGAGCTGATAGTGGAGAAACTATCCACTCgtgctttattttataaagCTGTCATTCAGGCAGCTGAATTCAGGCACAGAGAATCTAATGAAATAATAATCAAGCAGTCTATTCATGTTTAGATTTGCATAacacagttttagttttttattctttcagctgTAGTACGGATACTATTTAATGGCCTGAGAGCAAGCAAACAATTAATGCAACAACATGATTCAAATGTAGGCTTAGTCTACCTGCAATTAAATTGGTTGGTTTTGTGGCTCATATTCAGCTTTTAAGTATAGACCAAAAGTTTTTAATAGGGTTGATGTCGGGGCtttggggaggccagtccagaTGCTCCATGTTAGACTGCTTTATGCATtcaaaaccagttttgatgcgtttggggtcattgtcctgttggaacgcCCAGCTGTGTCAAAGTTTCAAGCCTCtagctgttgatttgaggtgaagttgaagTATTTGGAGGTAGTCCTCCTTTATTATGCCATCCACTTTATGCACTGgcaacaaaacacagcagagcacgatgctaccaccaccatgcttgacagtgcACAGACACTTCTGCGTTCAGTAGTACTTTATTTCCAACTGTGCTTTTCCCCCTGCTGTTTCTGGCATCTGCCCTAGATGCTGCCACTCCGTCATTCCcattgtatgtatgtgtgtgtgtgtgtcccgcTCCTTCTCACTGCAAAACATGAGAATGGGTTTTCTCATCAACACAGTTCTGCACACCTGCTCCTTCCCGCCTTCACGCCGCCCCGTGAGCTCACTGTGTCAGCCCTCCTCTGCAGCAGAGGAAATCAGCCACGATACCAGCAGGTTATCCCAGCATTGGGATCCTTCAAGCCACTGtagcggggcgtggtctgaaCAGAGAGTGACTGGGTGCCCCAGGAGGTAGTAACGAAGGGAGTCGACCGCCCACCGGATTGCCAGGCACGTCTTCTCCACAGTGCTGTAGCGGGTCTCCCGCACCCTGAGCTTGCAGCTGACGAGGAGGATGGGACAGTCGGCTCCCCCTACCTGCTGGAACAAAACGGCCCCCAGCCCTCTGTTCGAGGCGTCTGTCCGCGAAATAAACGGGAGGGAGAAGTTAAGTATGAACAACAGTGGGGATCCGTCTTTACCTGCACAAACAATGCCTGGCACTGCTCCATCCACTGGACCAGATCTGGGGCACCTTTTCGGGTGAGATTTGTTGAGGGACTAGTCAGGTCCGTCCAACTGCATACTTCTTCGGGTTGGCCGTGAGCCCCGACTGCCTCAGGGACTTCAGGAGCGCTGCAACCCGCTGCACATGCTCCGCCCAGGCATCGCTGTAGATGATCACGTCATCTAAATAGGTGGCGGCATACGCAGCTTGCGGCCCTAGCACCCGGTCCATAAGGCGGCCATTTTTTCCTTAGACCCcgcagacaagggaatctgccagtaGCCCTTGGTCAAATCCAGCGACATGAAAAAACGAGCAGTGCCTAACCGGTCCAGGAGTGACCCGAGGCATCAAACCATGACACCTCATTCACCTTGCAGTAGTCCACACAGAACCGTATAGACTCATCTTTCTTCACCACAAGAA contains the following coding sequences:
- the LOC113014125 gene encoding tyrosyl-DNA phosphodiesterase 2-like, which gives rise to MESDSETHSGEDTTPDDWMDLAVDSPDGSPAASPAATQKPSEEEDFKLSLITWNVDGLDLEKRPERSRGLVKYLNLHNPDVVFLQELVPPYVQFLKEQLVNYLMIEGGRNGCFTGMLLKKSRVKLVESEMVAFPTTKMRRNLLVAQVIVNGQKLCLMTSHFESCKENTAERLKQLHVVKRRLKHAPDDVTIVFGGDTNLRDAEVTKVGLPATVCDVWERLGKQEHCRYTWDTSANNNKTFPFVARCRFDRIYLRPAIKRGIPRLAPDHMALVGLEKLDCGRYTSDHWGIYCTFSAE